AAAAGCGCTTTTTCAAGCTTGATTTCTTTCTTGTCGTTTTTTAGCGTCACTGTAAAATTTTTAAAAGCATCATCAACCGTTATAAACATTGTTATTACAGATTTAGGACTTAGCTCTTCTAGCTTTTTGAATGCCTCAATTGTTTCCTTTTCATCAAGAGTTTCAAGCCTAATTAAGTAGTTTCTATGGTTTTCAGCAGTTACATACATACCTATATAATTAGGAACTACTTTTTCTCTTGGCTCAAGTATAATTTTGTTGAAATTCTCTTGACTTACTTTAGGCGGGAGATAGCCTGAGTATTCGCTATTAAAAAAACCAATATAATATTTATACATTTCCAATGGTTTATTAAACTCCACTTTCCAATTGTAGCGTAGCCTGTAATCGTCCCATTGCTTGCTGCTTATTTTTCCCTGTCTTATTATTTCTTTTACTTCGGGAGTCAATCTATCAAATTCTGCTTTATCAATGGTTTCTGGCATATCACCGCTTGATTTAAAATGTCTTTTAAATACCTCATTGGCTTCTTTTCTGCCTAGCTCTTTAGCTTGATACCTCCCTATTTCTACTTTATTTCGGCCATCCATCCATACTACCACCATACCTTTTGGAGCGAGCCCTGCTGTGAGAGAAGTGTATGTTTCCTTATGTAGTGTTTTCTTGCTATCATCACTATCAGCTGGAATGCCGTAAACTATATATCCTTCTTTAAATAAATTATAAATTTTCTGCTGTGGCAATGAAAATTCTCCTGCGTAAATCTTGTTTTCGGTCTCAGAAAACCAAGTAATGCTCAAATGATCGGGCGCAGGGCTTGGTTCACTGGCCCAGCTCCTACCAGAACCTGACCACGATCCTGTAGTATAACTCATGTTTGGAATTAATGTAATGTGTTTGCCTCCGTTGGAATAAAACACATTGGGCGATAGTACAGTTACAGGGTAATCATCTGGAACGCAAGCCATACCGTCCCATTCAAATTTTTCTTCGTTCATGTTTTCTGTTTTTTTAGCGGTGTTTAAATCTTTTTTCTGGCAGGCGCTTAATTGTGTGATAACAATAGTTAATGTTATTAAGATTCTATACTTCATGGAATTGGACTTTAAACATTGTTCAATAGAATATGTTGCATTTTTCAGCTTCTGAAACTAGTTTCATTTTATCAATATTTAAAACATGCTGGTATTTTCAGATGAATTGTTTTTTATTTCTTTATCTGAATGTTGCTCATGAGTACCTTGACTCTGGGCTATTATTTTTCCATTAGAGACCCTAGTTCTATCTTTTTCTGTACGAGATTCTTTGTCGCCTTTTATATATTCAGTCATGCTGCCTATAATATTAATCAAAAAATCAGCTCCGACAGATATGCTGTAAAATAGTCCAGTGTTAGTTTCTTTATATCCATTTGCATTTTCAGTAATATTTTGTCCAGCATTTGTTATTATATTCTGTCCGGCATTTACAATAAAATCTTCCCCTGCTTCAAATTCGATATTTTTTGGCGCTCTAAATTTGATGTTTCCGTCGCCATGAATTACCGCAATGGTTTGCCCTTTTTGGCTTTCAA
The Flavobacterium humidisoli DNA segment above includes these coding regions:
- a CDS encoding DUF2931 family protein; this encodes MKYRILITLTIVITQLSACQKKDLNTAKKTENMNEEKFEWDGMACVPDDYPVTVLSPNVFYSNGGKHITLIPNMSYTTGSWSGSGRSWASEPSPAPDHLSITWFSETENKIYAGEFSLPQQKIYNLFKEGYIVYGIPADSDDSKKTLHKETYTSLTAGLAPKGMVVVWMDGRNKVEIGRYQAKELGRKEANEVFKRHFKSSGDMPETIDKAEFDRLTPEVKEIIRQGKISSKQWDDYRLRYNWKVEFNKPLEMYKYYIGFFNSEYSGYLPPKVSQENFNKIILEPREKVVPNYIGMYVTAENHRNYLIRLETLDEKETIEAFKKLEELSPKSVITMFITVDDAFKNFTVTLKNDKKEIKLEKALLQLFILDKSNDLKKQK